The following are encoded in a window of Massilia sp. R2A-15 genomic DNA:
- the cheY gene encoding chemotaxis response regulator CheY: MADPKMRFLVVDDFSTMRRIVRNLLKELGYANVDEAEDGVMALAKLRSESFDFVVSDWNMPNMDGLTMLQNIRADPALAKLPVLMVTAEAKKENIIAAAQAGANGYVVKPFTAATLDEKLNKIFEKLEKAGA, translated from the coding sequence ATGGCTGATCCAAAAATGCGCTTTTTAGTTGTTGACGACTTCTCCACGATGCGGCGCATCGTCCGGAATCTGTTGAAGGAACTGGGATACGCAAACGTCGACGAAGCCGAAGACGGCGTGATGGCATTGGCCAAGCTGCGCAGCGAGTCCTTCGACTTCGTGGTCTCCGACTGGAACATGCCGAACATGGACGGCCTGACGATGCTGCAGAACATCCGTGCCGACCCCGCGCTGGCCAAGCTGCCGGTGCTGATGGTGACGGCCGAGGCGAAGAAGGAAAACATCATTGCAGCGGCCCAGGCCGGCGCGAACGGCTACGTGGTCAAGCCGTTCACCGCCGCCACGCTGGATGAAAAGCTCAACAAGATTTTCGAAAAACTCGAAAAAGCCGGAGCCTGA
- a CDS encoding PHB depolymerase family esterase: MLNPMLDAWTSLACTSPWDSAPIRFGISLLAPLPEPGPGDFVSDRFAADFGSLRYKLFIPSGYDGSPTPLIVMLHGCGQDADDFACGTGMNALAEKYHCLVAYPEQSCGANGAKCWNWFEKANHHRGQGEPALIAGVARKIISEYAVDTGKVFVAGLSSGGSMAVILGRTYPDLFTAVGCHSGLAHGAATDRFGAMRAMRHGADVDALDGMAAADGVPIIVFHGDLDSTVHPRNGGRIVRQSLQSATAAQTHAQEVGEATGRTFTRDIHRSATGDIFAEHWTVHGAGHAWSGGSRRGSYTDANGPDASEQMLRFFFDRQAA, encoded by the coding sequence ATGTTGAACCCTATGCTCGACGCCTGGACCAGCCTGGCTTGCACTTCTCCGTGGGACTCGGCCCCCATCCGATTCGGTATTTCGCTGCTGGCCCCGCTGCCGGAGCCCGGTCCCGGCGATTTCGTCTCAGACCGCTTTGCCGCGGACTTCGGATCGCTTCGGTATAAATTGTTTATCCCCAGCGGCTACGACGGTTCGCCGACGCCGCTGATCGTCATGTTGCACGGCTGCGGCCAGGATGCTGACGACTTTGCCTGCGGCACCGGCATGAACGCGCTGGCGGAAAAATACCATTGCCTGGTCGCTTACCCCGAACAATCCTGCGGCGCCAACGGCGCGAAGTGCTGGAACTGGTTCGAGAAAGCGAACCACCATCGCGGCCAAGGCGAGCCGGCGCTGATCGCCGGCGTCGCACGAAAGATCATCTCCGAATACGCGGTCGACACCGGCAAGGTGTTCGTCGCCGGCCTGTCGTCCGGCGGTTCGATGGCGGTGATCCTCGGCCGCACCTATCCGGACCTGTTCACCGCTGTCGGCTGCCACTCCGGCCTGGCGCACGGCGCCGCCACCGACCGCTTCGGCGCGATGCGGGCGATGCGCCACGGCGCCGACGTCGATGCGCTCGACGGCATGGCGGCCGCCGACGGCGTGCCGATCATCGTCTTTCACGGCGACCTCGATTCGACTGTGCATCCCAGGAATGGCGGCCGTATCGTGCGGCAATCGCTGCAGTCCGCGACGGCCGCGCAGACGCACGCGCAAGAGGTCGGCGAAGCCACCGGGCGCACTTTCACCCGCGACATCCATCGCAGCGCAACGGGCGACATCTTTGCCGAGCATTGGACCGTGCACGGCGCCGGCCACGCCTGGTCCGGCGGCAGCCGGCGCGGCAGCTACACCGACGCCAACGGCCCCGACGCCAGCGAGCAGATGTTGCGCTTCTTCTTCGATCGCCAGGCCGCCTGA
- a CDS encoding chemotaxis response regulator protein-glutamate methylesterase, with product MKIKVLIVDDSALIRSVMKEIISSQPDMEVVGVAPDPLVARELIKLTNPDVLTLDVEMPKMDGLDFLEKLMRLRPMPVLMVSSLTERGSEITMRALELGAVDFVTKPKISIQSGMREYTELISDKIRAAARARVKARTLAQAKPGEALPQLRNPLTSSEKLIIIGASTGGTEAIREFLTQMPSDCPGILIAQHMPEGFTSSFARRLDALCKISVREAAGDERVLPGHAYIAPGHSHLTLVRSGANYMTRIDQNDPVNRHRPSVDVLFRSAALAAGKNAVGVILTGMGKDGALGMLEMKNAGAYNFAQDEASCVVFGMPREAIAVGATHEVGPLTELPGKVLNHLATQGGRALRV from the coding sequence ATGAAGATCAAAGTACTGATCGTGGACGATTCGGCGCTGATCCGCAGCGTGATGAAAGAGATCATTTCCAGCCAGCCGGACATGGAAGTGGTGGGCGTCGCCCCGGACCCGCTGGTCGCGCGCGAGCTGATCAAGCTGACCAACCCGGACGTGCTCACCCTCGACGTCGAGATGCCCAAGATGGACGGCCTCGATTTCCTCGAAAAGCTGATGCGCCTGCGCCCGATGCCGGTGCTGATGGTGTCCTCGCTGACCGAGCGCGGCTCCGAGATCACCATGCGCGCGCTGGAACTGGGCGCGGTGGACTTCGTGACGAAGCCGAAAATCTCGATCCAGAGCGGCATGCGCGAGTACACCGAGCTGATCTCCGACAAGATCCGCGCCGCCGCGCGCGCGCGCGTCAAGGCCCGCACGCTGGCGCAGGCGAAGCCCGGCGAAGCGCTGCCGCAGTTGCGCAATCCTTTGACCTCGTCGGAGAAGCTGATCATCATCGGCGCCTCCACCGGCGGCACCGAGGCGATCCGCGAATTCCTCACGCAGATGCCGTCGGACTGCCCCGGCATCCTGATCGCCCAGCACATGCCGGAAGGCTTTACCAGCTCGTTCGCGCGGCGCCTCGACGCGCTGTGCAAGATCAGCGTGCGCGAAGCGGCCGGCGACGAGCGCGTGCTGCCGGGCCACGCCTACATCGCGCCGGGCCACTCGCACCTGACGCTGGTGCGCTCGGGCGCCAACTACATGACGCGGATCGACCAGAACGACCCGGTCAACCGGCACCGGCCCTCGGTCGACGTGCTGTTCCGCTCGGCGGCGCTTGCTGCCGGCAAGAACGCGGTCGGCGTGATCCTGACCGGCATGGGCAAGGACGGCGCGCTCGGGATGCTCGAGATGAAGAATGCAGGGGCGTATAATTTTGCGCAGGATGAAGCTTCCTGTGTCGTGTTCGGCATGCCGCGCGAAGCGATCGCGGTGGGCGCCACCCATGAAGTGGGGCCGCTGACCGAGCTGCCCGGCAAAGTGTTGAACCATTTAGCAACGCAAGGCGGACGCGCGTTGCGCGTTTGA
- a CDS encoding CheR family methyltransferase, giving the protein MLQNKVESAKEFNFTKGDFERVRALIYKRAGISLADSKQEMVYSRIARRLRATGLVSFATYLDELEAGRLGDEWESFTNALTTNLTSFFREAHHFPLLAEHLKRLPPGPITIWCSASSTGEEPYSIAMTCCEAFNTLSPPVQIIATDIDTNVLAVGAKGVYGIERLEKMPAERAKRFFLRGKGEQEGLVRVRPELRQLVTFKQLNLLADSWPVSGQFDVIFCRNVMIYFDKATQKKILARFVPLMKPHALLFAGHSENFLYVSDALKLRGKTVYELEQGRAGAI; this is encoded by the coding sequence GTGTTGCAAAATAAAGTAGAGTCCGCCAAGGAATTCAATTTCACCAAGGGTGATTTTGAAAGGGTCCGTGCGCTGATCTACAAGCGGGCCGGCATTTCGCTGGCCGACAGCAAGCAGGAAATGGTCTACAGCCGCATCGCGCGGCGCCTGCGGGCGACCGGCCTGGTCTCGTTCGCGACCTACCTCGACGAACTGGAGGCCGGCCGGCTGGGCGACGAGTGGGAGTCGTTTACCAATGCGCTGACCACCAACCTGACCTCGTTCTTCCGCGAAGCCCACCACTTCCCGCTGCTGGCCGAGCACTTGAAGCGCCTGCCGCCCGGCCCGATCACGATCTGGTGCTCGGCCAGTTCGACCGGCGAGGAACCGTATTCGATCGCCATGACCTGCTGCGAGGCGTTCAACACATTGAGCCCGCCGGTGCAGATTATCGCCACCGACATCGACACCAATGTGCTGGCGGTGGGCGCGAAGGGCGTGTACGGCATCGAGCGCTTGGAGAAGATGCCGGCCGAACGCGCCAAGCGCTTTTTCCTGCGCGGCAAAGGAGAGCAGGAGGGCCTGGTGCGCGTGCGCCCGGAACTGCGCCAGCTCGTCACGTTCAAGCAGCTCAACCTGCTGGCCGACAGCTGGCCGGTGTCGGGCCAGTTCGACGTGATCTTCTGCCGCAACGTGATGATCTATTTCGACAAGGCGACCCAGAAGAAGATCCTGGCGCGCTTTGTACCGCTGATGAAGCCGCACGCCTTGCTGTTTGCCGGCCACTCGGAGAACTTTCTGTACGTCTCGGACGCGCTCAAGCTGCGCGGCAAGACGGTGTACGAACTCGAACAAGGCCGTGCCGGCGCCATTTAG
- the cheZ gene encoding protein phosphatase CheZ, translated as MGEHNADGATASAAPAGGDSHEEVLSRIGHMTRALHDSLRGLGLDKLIEKAASDIPDARDRLDYVARMSEQAAQKVLNATDAASPLQDRIDSDAQQLSAAWDKLLDAPETSDADWRALAERTIMTLDATRGATVDTKAYLMDIMMAQDFQDLTGQVIGKVTAIAQNLEKQLVQMLVDFAPAEVRREFDNSLMNGPQINPAGNSEVVADQGQVDDLLDSLGF; from the coding sequence ATGGGTGAGCACAACGCCGATGGCGCGACGGCAAGCGCCGCGCCGGCAGGCGGCGATTCGCACGAAGAAGTGTTGAGCCGCATCGGCCACATGACGCGCGCGCTGCACGACAGCCTGCGCGGACTTGGCCTCGACAAGCTGATCGAAAAAGCGGCCAGCGACATTCCCGATGCGCGCGACCGCCTCGACTACGTGGCGCGCATGTCCGAGCAGGCGGCCCAGAAGGTGCTCAATGCGACCGACGCGGCCAGCCCGCTGCAGGACCGCATCGACAGCGACGCCCAGCAACTGTCGGCGGCGTGGGACAAGCTGCTCGACGCGCCGGAGACTTCCGACGCCGACTGGCGCGCGCTGGCCGAGCGCACCATCATGACGCTCGACGCGACGCGCGGCGCCACGGTGGACACCAAGGCCTACCTGATGGACATCATGATGGCCCAGGACTTCCAGGATTTGACGGGGCAGGTGATCGGCAAGGTCACGGCGATCGCGCAGAACCTGGAAAAGCAGCTGGTACAGATGCTGGTCGATTTTGCGCCGGCCGAAGTCAGGCGCGAGTTCGACAACAGCCTGATGAACGGGCCGCAGATCAACCCGGCCGGCAACAGCGAAGTAGTGGCCGACCAGGGCCAGGTGGACGACCTGCTGGACAGCCTGGGCTTCTGA
- a CDS encoding chemotaxis protein CheW, whose protein sequence is MSMTSTTNKADTSDGAGSEFLAFTLGSEEYGIDILKVQEIRGYEAVTRIANAPEFIKGVINLRGIIIPVVDMRIKFNLGTPVYDQFTVVIILNIGGRIMGMVVDSVSDVTTLSPDQVKPAPEMGTAFNSDYLIGLGTVDERMLILVDIDKLMSSGEMGLIEKIAA, encoded by the coding sequence ATGTCGATGACATCCACCACCAACAAGGCCGACACCAGCGACGGCGCCGGCAGCGAGTTCCTTGCCTTCACCCTCGGCTCCGAGGAATACGGCATCGATATCCTGAAGGTGCAGGAAATCCGCGGCTACGAAGCGGTCACCCGCATCGCCAACGCGCCCGAGTTCATCAAGGGCGTGATCAACCTGCGCGGCATCATCATCCCGGTGGTGGACATGCGCATCAAGTTCAACCTGGGCACCCCGGTGTACGATCAGTTCACGGTCGTCATCATCCTCAACATCGGCGGGCGCATCATGGGCATGGTGGTCGACAGCGTGTCGGACGTGACGACCCTGAGCCCGGACCAGGTCAAGCCGGCGCCGGAAATGGGCACCGCGTTCAATTCGGACTACCTGATCGGCCTGGGCACGGTTGACGAGCGCATGCTGATCCTGGTCGACATCGACAAGCTGATGTCGTCGGGCGAGATGGGGCTGATCGAGAAGATCGCCGCGTAA
- the cheD gene encoding chemoreceptor glutamine deamidase CheD — MDSKEQFATNVYYDRTFDCDAAKILPGEYYHTGKDMLIVTVLGSCVSACIRDRVTGLGGMNHFMLPDGGGSDANSPVSASMRYGTYAMEVLINELLKSGARRENLEAKVFGGGAVLKGFTAINVGERNASFVMNYLKMEKIRVLAEDLNDIYPRKVYFFPRTGKVLVKKLMQTHNDTLVRREQEYAGRLKVAPVGGEIDLF; from the coding sequence ATGGATTCAAAAGAACAATTTGCCACCAACGTCTATTACGACCGGACGTTCGATTGCGATGCGGCCAAGATCCTGCCTGGCGAGTATTATCACACCGGCAAGGACATGCTGATCGTGACGGTGCTCGGTTCCTGCGTGTCGGCCTGCATCCGCGACCGGGTCACCGGCCTGGGCGGCATGAACCACTTCATGCTGCCGGACGGCGGCGGCAGCGACGCCAACAGTCCGGTGTCTGCCTCGATGCGCTACGGCACCTACGCGATGGAGGTGCTGATCAACGAACTGCTCAAGTCCGGCGCGCGGCGCGAGAACCTGGAAGCGAAGGTGTTCGGCGGCGGCGCCGTGCTCAAGGGCTTCACCGCGATCAACGTGGGCGAGCGCAATGCCTCCTTCGTGATGAACTACCTGAAGATGGAAAAGATCCGGGTGCTGGCCGAGGATTTGAACGACATTTACCCGCGCAAGGTGTATTTCTTTCCGCGCACGGGCAAGGTGCTGGTCAAGAAACTGATGCAGACTCATAACGACACGCTGGTGCGGCGCGAGCAGGAATACGCCGGCCGCCTCAAGGTCGCGCCCGTCGGCGGCGAGATCGACCTGTTTTGA
- a CDS encoding EAL and HDOD domain-containing protein, translated as MHQTNFIVREPLLDPKQRVIGYELSWKHDDDQPITDEALEALVAFVAENVNDEERGWLLRDKVLFLDAVPPMLSTDALHSMPPERTVLTMKAADMADPDTLAAVRGLRAGGVGISVRGDLGHLGKNLGQNASYIEVKFSGADVATQARAYAAVKQSTVRMVGRPVNTWSDFDACAALGLDAFVGKLHLTPRPGNPVKGMNPAQQIILQLMQMVTANEDIPKIEGVLKRDPALSYKLLRFINSAGFGSGREIQSLRQAISLLGYAPLYRWLTLLLATASKSGYSPVLMETAVVRGRLAELLGAKFLPRGEGENLFVAGMFSLLDRLLGLPMKEVLDTIQLPDEVVRALLTRGGMYGPYLALAEACELNSHLVAGLAKSLGISPLEVNKAHLSALAWAQNVTT; from the coding sequence ATGCATCAAACTAATTTCATAGTGCGCGAACCGCTGCTCGATCCGAAGCAGCGGGTGATCGGTTACGAGCTGTCGTGGAAGCACGACGACGACCAGCCGATTACCGACGAGGCGCTCGAGGCGCTGGTCGCCTTCGTGGCGGAAAACGTCAACGACGAAGAGCGCGGCTGGCTGCTGCGCGACAAGGTGCTGTTCCTCGACGCGGTGCCGCCGATGCTGTCGACCGACGCCTTGCACTCGATGCCGCCGGAGCGCACGGTGCTGACCATGAAGGCGGCCGACATGGCCGATCCGGATACGCTGGCCGCGGTGCGCGGCTTGCGCGCGGGCGGGGTCGGCATCTCGGTGCGCGGCGACCTGGGGCACCTCGGCAAAAACCTCGGGCAGAACGCGTCGTATATCGAAGTGAAGTTTTCCGGGGCCGACGTGGCGACGCAGGCGCGCGCATATGCGGCGGTCAAGCAGTCGACCGTGCGCATGGTGGGGCGGCCGGTGAACACCTGGAGCGACTTCGACGCCTGCGCCGCGCTCGGGCTCGACGCTTTCGTCGGCAAGCTGCACCTGACGCCGCGGCCGGGCAATCCGGTCAAGGGCATGAACCCGGCGCAGCAGATCATCCTGCAGCTGATGCAGATGGTCACGGCCAACGAAGACATCCCCAAGATCGAAGGCGTTTTGAAACGCGATCCGGCGCTGTCGTACAAGCTGCTGCGCTTCATCAACTCGGCCGGCTTCGGCAGCGGGCGCGAGATCCAGTCGCTGCGCCAGGCGATCAGCCTGCTCGGTTATGCGCCGCTGTACCGGTGGCTGACCCTGCTGCTGGCGACCGCCAGCAAGAGCGGCTACTCGCCGGTGCTGATGGAGACGGCGGTGGTGCGCGGCCGGCTGGCCGAGCTGTTGGGCGCCAAATTCCTGCCGCGCGGGGAGGGCGAGAACCTGTTCGTGGCGGGGATGTTTTCGCTGCTCGATCGCCTGCTCGGTTTGCCGATGAAAGAAGTGCTGGATACGATTCAGCTGCCGGACGAAGTGGTGCGCGCGCTGCTCACGCGCGGCGGCATGTACGGTCCGTACCTGGCGCTGGCGGAGGCGTGCGAGCTCAACTCGCACCTGGTCGCGGGGCTGGCCAAGTCGCTGGGGATCAGCCCGCTGGAAGTGAACAAGGCGCACCTGTCGGCGCTGGCGTGGGCGCAGAACGTCACGACCTGA
- the cheA gene encoding chemotaxis protein CheA, producing MTIDISQFFQVFFDEAEELLAEKERLLLAVDIDAPDAEHLNAIFRTAHSIKGGASTFGLNDMSEVTHILESLLDRIRKGEMALTAEHVDAFLAAKDILKMQLDGHRNGAAVDQDAVADVRMMLQELSQDVVPLVAAAVAPAFVQTEAKANTAPGGRRYKVELPVCEQRDVNALAAELGLLGRITVAPIEGGRHALILTTHESLEDIVAICSFVLNPDDLKIFEAPALTPEQRKIEAAERAKVEKELGYGFFDPLDADDDHAAPEPELSDDERGYGFFQPIEQIRANAAASAPPQEAKPLPSLQRPEALEISEVAAEKKAAARSDKSGAPGAESSSIRVSIEKVDQLINLIGELVITQAMIEQRSDGLDPMVHERLLNSVSQLTRNTRDLQEAVMSIRMMPMDFVFSRFPRMVRDLAAKLGKKVDFITSGAATELDKGLIERIVDPLTHLVRNSIDHGIEMPAARVAAGKTETGRLFLSAAHQGGNIVIEVSDDGGGLNRERILEKAQQNGIPVTDNMSDADVWQLIFAPGFSTAETVTDVSGRGVGMDVVKRNIAAMGGTVDIRSARGFGTTMSISLPLTLAILDGMSIRCGDEVYILPLGFVVESLQPAQEDIKDIANRGRVLKVRGEYLPLVPLHQMFEITPRFTEPSDGIVVILESDGRKAALFVDELVGQQQVVVKNLESNYRKVTGISGATILGDGGVSLILDVAALMRSSRQVADDAVFS from the coding sequence ATGACCATCGACATCAGCCAGTTCTTCCAGGTCTTCTTCGATGAAGCCGAAGAACTGCTGGCCGAAAAAGAGCGCCTGCTGCTGGCCGTCGATATCGACGCGCCGGACGCCGAGCACCTGAACGCGATCTTCCGCACCGCCCATTCGATCAAGGGCGGCGCCTCGACGTTCGGCCTGAACGACATGTCCGAGGTCACCCACATCCTCGAATCGCTGCTCGACCGCATCCGCAAGGGCGAGATGGCGCTCACCGCCGAACACGTCGACGCCTTCCTGGCCGCCAAGGACATCCTGAAGATGCAGCTGGACGGCCACCGCAACGGCGCGGCGGTCGACCAGGACGCCGTCGCCGACGTGCGCATGATGCTGCAGGAACTGTCGCAGGACGTGGTGCCGCTGGTTGCGGCCGCGGTCGCGCCGGCCTTCGTGCAGACCGAGGCGAAGGCCAACACCGCGCCGGGCGGGCGCCGCTACAAGGTCGAGCTGCCCGTGTGCGAGCAGCGCGACGTCAACGCGCTGGCCGCCGAACTTGGCCTGCTGGGCCGCATTACGGTCGCGCCGATCGAAGGCGGACGCCACGCGCTGATCCTGACCACCCACGAGAGCCTGGAAGACATCGTTGCGATCTGCTCCTTCGTGCTCAATCCGGACGACCTGAAAATTTTTGAAGCGCCGGCCCTGACGCCGGAGCAGCGCAAGATCGAGGCCGCGGAACGCGCCAAGGTGGAGAAGGAACTGGGCTACGGTTTCTTCGACCCGCTCGATGCGGACGACGACCACGCGGCGCCGGAGCCGGAACTGTCCGACGACGAGCGCGGATACGGCTTCTTCCAGCCGATCGAACAGATCCGCGCCAACGCGGCCGCCTCGGCGCCGCCGCAGGAAGCCAAGCCGCTGCCGTCGTTGCAGCGCCCCGAAGCGCTCGAGATCAGCGAAGTGGCGGCCGAGAAGAAGGCCGCCGCCAGGAGCGACAAGAGCGGGGCGCCGGGCGCCGAATCGTCGTCGATTCGCGTGTCGATCGAGAAGGTCGACCAGCTGATCAACCTGATCGGCGAACTGGTGATCACCCAGGCCATGATCGAGCAGCGCAGCGACGGCCTCGACCCGATGGTGCACGAGCGCCTGTTAAACAGCGTCAGCCAGCTGACCCGCAACACGCGCGACCTGCAGGAAGCGGTGATGTCGATCCGGATGATGCCGATGGACTTCGTGTTCTCGCGCTTCCCGCGCATGGTGCGCGACCTGGCCGCCAAGCTTGGCAAGAAGGTCGATTTCATCACCAGCGGCGCCGCGACGGAACTGGACAAGGGCCTGATCGAGCGCATCGTCGATCCGCTCACGCACCTGGTGCGCAATTCGATCGACCACGGCATCGAGATGCCGGCCGCGCGCGTCGCCGCCGGCAAGACCGAGACCGGCCGCCTGTTCCTGTCGGCGGCCCACCAGGGCGGCAACATCGTCATCGAAGTGTCGGACGACGGCGGCGGCCTCAATCGCGAGCGCATCCTGGAAAAAGCGCAGCAGAACGGCATCCCGGTGACCGACAACATGAGCGACGCCGACGTCTGGCAGCTGATTTTCGCGCCGGGCTTCTCGACCGCGGAAACCGTGACCGACGTGTCGGGCCGCGGCGTGGGCATGGATGTCGTCAAGCGCAACATCGCGGCGATGGGCGGCACGGTCGACATCCGTTCGGCGCGCGGCTTCGGCACGACGATGTCGATTTCGCTGCCGCTGACGCTGGCGATCCTGGACGGCATGTCGATCCGCTGCGGCGACGAAGTCTACATCCTGCCGCTCGGCTTCGTGGTCGAGTCGCTGCAGCCGGCGCAGGAAGACATCAAGGATATCGCCAACCGCGGCCGCGTGCTCAAGGTGCGCGGCGAGTACTTGCCGCTGGTGCCGCTGCACCAGATGTTCGAGATCACCCCGCGCTTCACCGAGCCGAGCGACGGCATCGTCGTCATCCTCGAATCGGACGGGCGCAAGGCCGCGCTGTTCGTCGACGAACTGGTGGGCCAGCAGCAGGTCGTGGTCAAGAACCTCGAATCGAATTACCGCAAGGTGACCGGGATTTCCGGCGCCACCATTCTCGGCGACGGCGGCGTGTCGCTGATCCTCGACGTGGCGGCGCTGATGCGCTCGTCGCGCCAGGTAGCCGACGACGCCGTGTTCTCTTAA